The genomic window GGAAAAGGGATTCCCAATCGCTGGCAACTTCGTTCGAATCAGCGGTGATGATCAAATGAAGATCACCGGCCCTTCCCCACGCATGGGGGTTTGGGTACATCGCCGGCCCGTAGTCGGTGGGGTACCGGAATGGCCTGTAGCTGTGAACCAGGAGTTCCAGGACTGCCCCGCGTGGGAGCCGCGAGATGTCCCAGGCATGTTGACGGTCAAGTTCTGTGGGGTTGTAGGACACTGAACCGCGAATGCTGTTATCGAAGCGGGCTACGTCGATAACTACTTTCTTGCTGATCATCGTTAGGCCACCATCTCGCCCATGAGTCGGAGGATTCCTGTCAGTTGTTCCTTTTCCTCGTCGATGCGCAGCAGCTTTGCTTTCGCTTGTTCGAGGGTGAGGGTTTCGATGTGTTCCCCGCGTTCCGCGACCAACTGGATGGAAAACCCGGAAAAGTCCCAGGAGGCAGAGGTGCTGCCGTACTCGGGGCCGTACCAGACGGGCTCGGTGTGGTCGAAGCTGAGTTCGTATCCAGCCGGGACCGCGGTGACTTCGTGCTGCGTGGAAATATTCATTTTGATAAAAAACTCTCTTGTCGATCAGATTTTTTTGGTGGTTTGGTAAAGCATTCTGTTCCGCTCCCCGCAGGGGGCGGTCAGGTGTTTTCGCGTCAGCTTGGTGGGCTGATAGCCGCGAGTATTTCGCTGGTCCGATAGATCTGAGTGGATTGGTCTTCCAACGTGATCATCACCAGGTCTGGGCCAACGAGGTCAAAAGTGATGGGGCTTGTCCCCGTGGTGCTCCTGACCGTGGTAGCCATCGAACATCACGCGGCGCTTTGCTCGAATGCTTGGCTGATGTAATCCGCGATATCGGACTCGCGAAATAATCGGCGGTTTCCGATGAGAGCTGACTTGGGCGCCGTGCCGGCATGGATCATCCAGCGAAGTGACGCTGGTGTTTTCCTCAGTCGCTCTGCGGTCTCGGTCAGAGTCAATAGTTTTGCGACCTCCACAGTTACCCCTTCATGTTCAAAAGGAAACACCATGTTCCCCCTAACAACATGGTGACACGTGGACAATCATGCTGTCAACGCAATACGATGTTCAACATGCAACAGCCATCAGAAGCAACCACTACCGGGCCGACCGTTGAGCAAACTTTTGGCGCTGAGGTAGCCCGTTTACGTTCCCTTAATGACATGAGCCAAAGGGCTTTTGCGAAGAAGTTAACGGACAGGGGCATGGCGATTGATGCGTCGGCTGTTTCGCGGATTGAGAGCGGGTCTCGCGCCCTTCGACTCAATGAGGCGCTAATCATCTCTGATGTCCTGAATGTGGACATAGATCTACTCATTAGCGGAGCAAGGACGGAGAAGCAGGAGTTCAGGACAAGGCGGCGCTACGCGAACCTGATGATGGGACAGCTTTCAGATG from Arthrobacter sp. StoSoilB20 includes these protein-coding regions:
- a CDS encoding helix-turn-helix transcriptional regulator; translation: MQQPSEATTTGPTVEQTFGAEVARLRSLNDMSQRAFAKKLTDRGMAIDASAVSRIESGSRALRLNEALIISDVLNVDIDLLISGARTEKQEFRTRRRYANLMMGQLSDAALDFLAAFGHVNDYLQAHPELLVELDDDNLGRPANADEYLDWVGSRMEQINARPDTEVVVAKNQAEADALKDLIRRFVTGLVSVGEDEVSDGEHPEA
- a CDS encoding helix-turn-helix domain-containing protein; the encoded protein is MVFPFEHEGVTVEVAKLLTLTETAERLRKTPASLRWMIHAGTAPKSALIGNRRLFRESDIADYISQAFEQSAA